One genomic region from Prunus persica cultivar Lovell chromosome G3, Prunus_persica_NCBIv2, whole genome shotgun sequence encodes:
- the LOC18784322 gene encoding tRNA threonylcarbamoyladenosine dehydratase — MEERAKCLALLGAGALLGSVSTIFLLKLRARRTVKQCDEKGVELNITGNGNSRMAGLDLLSDEIVSEQLKRNIQFFGLEPQQKVTASYVVVIGLGGVGSHAASMLLRSGIGKLLLVDFDQVSVSSLNRHAVATRADVGIPKAQCLKEHFLSIFPECQIEAKVLLYDASTEEEILSGHPDFVLDCIDNIDTKVALLAACVRRGLKVLSATGAGARADPTRIRIADLRQSTNDPLSRAVRHRLRRDHGIEGGVTVVFSLEKPKAKLLPFKGPSGEEENPSDYQILPGFRVRIIPVLGTIPAIFGQVMASYVLTQLAGLQVQTEPIVNLDIDHYRMLHQRLIEHEESLYGTALQVQVDVEEVMFVVKELWHGRSAREPFAKDVGRGMWRSVNELMLVRWDQEKPASVANLILLKFKEAQEHELRVLEDIKEREPEYFVRVTSILKRAELEFGL, encoded by the exons ATGGAGGAGAGAGCAAAGTGCTTGGCATTGCTCGGAGCCGGAGCTCTGCTAGGCTCGGTTTCCACCATCTTTCTATTGAAGCTTCGAGCAAG ACGGACTGTGAAACAATGTGATGAAAAGGGAGTTGAATTGAATA TTACTGGGAATGGAAATAGTAGGATGGCTGGTCTGGACCTTCTAAGTGATGAGATAGTTTCTGAACAATTAAAGAG GAACATTCAATTCTTTGGACTTGAGCCTCAACAAAAAGTGACTGCATCCTATGTTGTGGTCATTGGTCTTGGTGGAGTTGGAAGTCATGCTGCATCTATGCTTTTGCGATCAGGGATTGGCAAGCTCCTCCTTGTGGACTTTGATCAG GTATCAGTTTCATCACTCAATCGACATGCTGTTGCAACAAGAGCAGATGTTGGTATCCCAAAAGCACAGTGTCTGAAAGAGCATTTCTTGTCAATATTCCCAGAGTGCCAGATAGAAGCAAAAGTTCTATTATACGATGCTTCAACAGAAGAGGAAATTCTTTCAGGTCATCCTGATTTTGTTTTAGACTGTATTGATAACATTGATACAAAG GTGGCACTTCTTGCTGCGTGTGTACGTAGGGGTTTGAAGGTCCTATCGGCAACGGGAGCTGGTGCTAGAGCTGACCCCACCAGAATACGCATTGCGGATTTAAGACAATCAACAAATGACCCGTTATCACGAGCT GTAAGACACCGTTTGAGGAGGGATCATGGCATTGAAGGTGGCGTTACTGTTGTATTTTCATTAGAGAAACCTAAGGCAAAGCTTCTTCCATTTAAAGGACCaagtggagaagaagaaaaccctTCAGATTATCAG ATACTACCGGGGTTTAGGGTTCGCATAATACCTGTTCTGGGTACCATCCCTGCAATATTTGGACAGGTCATGGCCTCCTATGTTTTGACACAACTGGCAGGATTGCAAGTTCAAACGGAACCTATTGTAAATTTGGATATTGACCATTACCGGATGCTTCACCAACGCCTTATTGAGCATGAGGAGTCATTGTACGGCACTGCCTTGCAAGTCCAG GTAGATGTTGAGGAAGTGATGTTTGTTGTAAAAGAGTTGTGGCATGGAAGAAGTGCAAGAGAACCGTTTGCTAAAGATGTTGGGCGTGGTATGTGGCGATCGGTAAATGAGTTGATGCTTGTGAG GTGGGACCAGGAAAAGCCGGCATCTGTGGCCAACCTAAttcttttgaaatttaaagAG GCACAAGAACATGAATTGAGGGTGCTTGAGGATATTAAAGAAAGAGAACCAGAATATTTTGTTAGAGTGACATCTATTCTGAAGCGGGCTGAACTAGAATTTGGCTTGTAA
- the LOC18782073 gene encoding eukaryotic initiation factor 4A-3, which translates to MAAETARRQSGMLRQEKLELVTSDDIQPITSFDEMGLKDDVLRGIYQYGYEKPSAIQQRAVRRIIDGHDVIAQAQSGTGKTSMIALSVCHMVDTSCREVQALILCPTRELAVQTEKVILAVGNFINIQLHACVGGKSVGEDIRKLEHGVHVVCGTPGRVFDMIKRRTLSTRAIKLLVLDESDEMLSRVFKDQIYDVYRYLPPDLQVCLISATLPHEILEMTNKFMTEPVRILVKRDELTLEGIKQFFVSVEREEWKFDTLCDLYDTLTITQAVIFCNTKRKVDWLTEKLRSNNFTVSSMHGDMPQKERDAITQEFRSGNSRVLITTDVWARGLDVQQVSLVINFDLPNNRELYIHRIGRSGRFGRKGVAINFVKSDDIKILRDIEQYYSTQIDEMPMNVADLI; encoded by the exons ATGGCAGCAGAGACAGCAAGGAGACAGAGCGGCATGTTACGGCAGGAGAAGCTGGAGTTGGTGACGTCAGATGATATACAGCCAATCACGAGCTTTGATGAGATGGGGCTCAAAGACGACGTGCTCCGAGGCATCTACCAATACGGCTACGAGAAGCCCTCCGCCATCCAGCAACGGGCGGTGAGGCGCATCATCGACGGCCACGATGTGATAGCGCAGGCACAGTCGGGTACTGGCAAGACCTCCATGATTGCCCTCAGCGTTTGCCACATGGTGGACACCTCCTGCAGAGAGGTTCAGGCGTTGATATTGTGCCCTACGAGGGAATTGGCGGTACAGACTGAGAAGGTGATCTTAGCAGTTGGGAACTTCATAAACATACAATTGCATGCTTGCGTTGGAGGCAAAAGTGTGGGTGAGGATATCCGAAAGCTTGAGCATGGAGTTCATGTGGTTTGTGGAACTCCAGGTAGAGTCTTTGACATGATCAAGAGGAGAACTCTAAGCACTCGAGCCATTAAATTATTAGTTCTC GACGAGTCTGATGAGATGTTAAGCAGAGTATTCAAGGATCAGATTTACGACGTCTACCGATATCTTCCACCTGACCTCcag GTTTGCTTAATTTCTGCTACACTTCCTCATGAAATCTTGGAGATGACCAACAAGTTTATGACTGAACCTGTAAGGATCCTTGTCAAACGTGATGAGTTGACTTTGGAG GGAATCAAGCAATTTTTCGTCTCCGTTGAAAGAGAAGAGTGGAAGTTTGATACGCTATGTGATCTCTATGATACTCTTACAATTACACAAGCTGTTATTTTCTGCAACACAAAGCGAAAGGTGGACTGGCTCACAGAGAAACTGCGGAGTAATAACTTTACGGTGTCTTCAATGCATGGAGACATGCCTCAGAAGGAGAGAGATGCTATCACCCAAGAGTTTCGCAGTGGCAATTCTCGCGTCCTCATCACGACAGATGTTTGGGCACGAGGTCTTGATGTTCAGCAG GTTTCCTTGGTTATCAATTTTGATCTTCCAAACAATCGAGAGCTGTATATTCATCGGATTGGTCGTTCTGGTCGTTTTGGGCGCAAG GGTGTGGCAATAAACTTCGTCAAAAGCGACGATATAAAGATCTTAAGAGACATTGAGCAGTACTACAGCACCCAGATTGACGAAATGCCTATGAACGTTGCAGATTTGATATGA
- the LOC18782173 gene encoding nicastrin: MAMKFLQLLFFFSFQLRLSFSGQTIMMESVPDLQSSMYMTLDGYPCVRLLNLSGVIGCSNPGRVKVVAPIIRLNNATELSQLSAVLLSVDEIQSFLTRILNDSTFAKNVAGILVESSPEFQNKLKGFSPDQKFPQSEFAPYQSINYEWNPIGSGIMWNPYNFPVFLLSQSSTLTLQEAAIKNEKNIKSYTADVAEFDLVMQTMKAGTHDSESCLKENTCLPLGGYSVWSSLPPINFSSSEQSKPIILVVASMDSASFFRDKGLGADSPISGLISLLAAVDALSHVDGLDDFNKQLVFIVFTGEAWGYLGSRRFLLELDLQSDAVSGLNYSLIEKVVEIGSVGKGLNQGVKNFFVHTTGVSSATNETLDALKRAQDSVKSESFTISSANASNPGIPPSSLMTFLRKNSLTSGVVLEDFDTVFTNKFYNSHLDDISNVNSSAIVAAASLVARTLYILASDNKNLSSSAITSINVNVSLVEELMGCLLDCEPGLSCELVKSYISPANTCPSHYVGVILGEPSSPPYLGYVDDISRFVWNFLAEKTSIPRKNGSSVCSQDCSNEGEVCIRAETEGKGVCVVSTTRYVPAYSTRLKYESESGTWNVLPPNNSDPMGLVDAVWTESNWDTIGLRVYTVQNASFDRLVLLGSIAITVLSCFAIVITKAFVTKAVKRD; this comes from the exons GACAGACAATCATGATGGAGTCAGTTCCTGATCTTCAGAGTTCAATGTACATGACACTTGATGGATATCCTTGTGTACGGCTACTCAATCTTTCTGGTGTGATTGGTTGTTCAA ATCCTGGAAGAGTGAAGGTTGTCGCTCCGATTATAAGATTAAACAATGCTACTGAGCTGTCTCAGTTATCTGCAGTTTTGCTGTCAGTGGATGAGATTCAAAGTTTTCTTACCAG AATATTGAATGATTCGACTTTTGCTAAAAATGTTGCTGGTATCTTGGTTGAATCAAGCCCTGAGTTCCAAAATAAGTTAAAAG GATTCTCTCCAGATCAAAAGTTCCCACAATCTGAATTTGCTCCTTATCAAAGCATCAACTACGAATGGAACCCAATT GGCTCTGGTATAATGTGGAACCCATATAACTTTCCTGTATTCTTACTCTCTCAGAGTAGCACATTGACCCTGCAGGAG GCTGCCATAAAGAATGAGAAGAACATAAAATCTTATACTGCTGACGTGGCTGAGTTTGATCTGGTGATGCAG ACAATGAAAGCTGGGACTCATGATTCAGAATCTTGTCTAAAGGAAAATACTTGCCTTCCCTTAGGTGGATACAG TGTTTGGTCATCGCTTCCCCCAATCAATTTTTCATCGTCAGAGCAGTCTAAGCCCATTATACTCGTGGTGGCATCAATGGATTCAGCTTCATTTTTCCGTGACAAAGGCCTTGGCGCTGACTCCCCTATTTCT GGGCTGATTTCATTGCTGGCAGCAGTTGATGCACTTTCTCATGTGGATGGTCTGGATGACTTTAATAAACAG cttgttttcattgttttcacTGGAGAGGCCTGGGGCTACCTTGGTAGCAGGAGGTTTTTGCTTGAACTTGATCTGCAGTCTGATGCTGTTAGTGGCCTTAATTACTCATTGATTGAGAAG GTTGTGGAAATTGGATCTGTTGGAAAGGGCCTCAACCAAGGAGTTAAGAACTTTTTTGTTCATACAACTGGG gtttctTCTGCCACAAATGAGACATTGGATGCTTTAAAGCGTGCCCAAGATTCTGTCAAGTCTGAAAGCTTTACAATCTCATCTGCAAATGCTTCAAATCCTGGGATACCTCCATCCTCATTGATGACTTTTCTGAGAAAG AACTCTCTAACTTCTGGGGTTGTTTTAGAAGATTTTGATACTGTCTTCACCAACAAATTCTACAACAGTCACCTTGATGATATAt CCAATGTAAACTCTTCAGCAATTGTGGCAGCAGCTTCCCTTGTAGCACGCACCCTTTACATTCTTGCAAGtgacaacaaaaatttaagcagttcagctATAACATCTATCAACGTGAATGTTTCACTAGTTGAAGAACTAATGGGTTGCCTATTGGACTGTGAGCCAGGTCTTTCTTGTGAGCTGGTGAAAAGCTATATATCACCGGCCAATACCTGCCCGAGCCATTATGTTGGTGTCATCCTTGGTGAACCTTCCTCCCCACCTTATCTTGgatatgttgatgacatttCAAGGTTCGTTTGGAATTTCCTGGCCGAAAAAACTTCCATTCCAAGGAAAAATGGGAGTTCTGTTTGTTCTCAAGACTGCAGTAATGAGGGTGAAGTATGCATTAGAGCAGAAACTGAGGGAAAGGGAGTCTGCGTTGTCTCCACAACCAG ATATGTTCCAGCATACTCAACACGGTTGAAATATGAATCTGAATCTGGAACTTGGAATGTGTTGCCTCCAAATAACTCAGACCCCATGGGGCTGGTGGACGCTGTTTGGACAGAAAGCAACTGGGATACGATTGGACTCCGGGTCTACACCGTCCAAAATGCTTCTTTCGATCGTCTTGTCTTACTTGGGAGCATTGCCATTACAGTTTTGTCTTGCTTTGCAATAGTGATTACAAAGGCCTTCGTGACAAAGGCTGTAAAACGTGATTGA